The following coding sequences are from one Candidatus Nitrohelix vancouverensis window:
- a CDS encoding catalase, whose translation MVAIIQGSPVFISAPGKECTDCEDDLRQQKLQEAEATRERSVVDRVSLSATARRLADDSAVSVDEAEGESEGKQGSSPLSTPTEAQLTEEERQVVQELQARDREVRAHEQAHKSAAGPHATGGPTYTYQTGPDGRRYAVGGEVQIDTSPVPNNPEATIRKAQTIRRAATAPANPSAQDRAVAAQASRMEAEARREVQAERAEENNELLEDSNNGEFSPISSASETNPVSSSESSSASGDDGNDLSNPKTPTSIDNRFKPFTASASQITGSLIDIIS comes from the coding sequence TCCGCCCCAGGCAAGGAGTGCACGGACTGCGAGGACGACCTGCGTCAACAAAAACTCCAGGAAGCGGAGGCGACGCGTGAACGCTCTGTGGTGGATCGGGTCTCTCTTTCTGCCACGGCGCGCAGGCTGGCGGACGATTCAGCGGTTTCGGTTGACGAGGCAGAGGGTGAAAGCGAAGGCAAGCAAGGGTCTTCTCCCCTTTCCACGCCGACGGAAGCGCAGTTGACGGAGGAAGAACGCCAAGTCGTTCAGGAATTGCAGGCGCGCGACCGCGAGGTGCGGGCGCACGAGCAGGCGCACAAGAGCGCGGCGGGTCCCCACGCAACGGGCGGCCCGACCTACACTTACCAGACAGGGCCGGATGGACGCCGCTACGCGGTGGGCGGCGAGGTGCAGATCGATACCTCTCCCGTTCCCAACAATCCTGAAGCGACGATAAGAAAAGCGCAGACCATTCGACGTGCGGCGACGGCTCCGGCAAACCCTTCGGCGCAGGATCGCGCGGTTGCGGCTCAGGCGTCTCGAATGGAAGCGGAGGCGCGTCGCGAGGTTCAGGCGGAACGAGCGGAAGAAAATAACGAACTGCTGGAGGATTCCAATAACGGCGAATTTTCTCCTATTTCAAGCGCGTCTGAAACCAATCCGGTCTCTTCATCGGAAAGCTCTTCCGCTTCGGGAGATGACGGCAATGATCTCTCAAACCCGAAAACACCCACATCGATTGATAATCGATTCAAACCCTTCACTGCCAGCGCCAGCCAGATCACCGGAAGTCTGATCGACATCATCTCCTAA
- a CDS encoding ATP-binding protein, with amino-acid sequence MRAEVCACLVCDKCDGTGRLFYEDDQGRSFVKNCECLNFRRRVDLLSRAGLPSKYAKVELETYHPFDSSQKKALSRARDFLADFKKGGSDFNHGLVFMGGPGVGKTHLCVAIVKSLILDLGVSCKFVDFFQLFGEIRQGYSEDRAEKSLIEPLIQSRVLVIDELAKGRRHSEWEQSILDEFISARYNAGNKVTLYTTNYLNQLPNGKKSKKDDQQDRVDFREREFQQSFSKETLLDRVGERIYSRITESSDFIEIKGEDFRQGMQGSSRRIRK; translated from the coding sequence ATGCGCGCCGAGGTTTGCGCTTGCCTGGTCTGCGACAAATGCGACGGGACGGGGCGTTTGTTCTACGAAGACGATCAGGGTCGCTCTTTCGTTAAAAACTGCGAGTGCCTTAATTTTCGCCGCCGGGTCGATTTGTTGAGCCGGGCTGGCTTGCCCAGCAAGTATGCGAAGGTGGAGCTGGAAACCTACCACCCCTTTGACAGCAGTCAAAAAAAGGCTCTGTCCCGAGCCAGGGATTTCCTCGCCGATTTCAAAAAGGGCGGGTCAGATTTCAACCACGGTCTGGTGTTCATGGGCGGGCCGGGCGTCGGCAAAACGCATCTATGCGTCGCCATTGTGAAGAGCCTCATTCTCGACCTGGGCGTATCCTGCAAATTTGTCGATTTCTTCCAGTTGTTCGGCGAAATTCGTCAGGGATACTCCGAGGATCGCGCGGAAAAATCGCTCATCGAGCCGCTGATTCAATCGCGGGTGCTGGTGATCGACGAGTTGGCCAAGGGCCGCCGCCACAGCGAATGGGAGCAGTCCATATTGGATGAATTCATTTCAGCGCGTTACAACGCGGGCAATAAAGTGACGCTCTACACAACCAACTACCTCAACCAGCTTCCCAACGGCAAGAAATCCAAGAAAGACGATCAGCAGGATCGCGTTGATTTTCGCGAACGCGAGTTCCAGCAATCCTTTTCCAAAGAAACCCTGCTGGACCGGGTCGGCGAAAGAATTTATTCGCGGATCACCGAGTCCTCCGATTTCATAGAGATCAAGGGCGAAGATTTTCGCCAGGGCATGCAGGGTTCCTCCCGCCGCATTCGCAAATAG
- a CDS encoding pentapeptide repeat-containing protein, with the protein MNQESNTSDALRELSKEELAETLKLHAQWAQSGGAQGQAANLKQARLKGGVFMAAQLKNANFEGAYLYGAYLKKADMEGACMKGANLRGANLRWTNLKGADLRGANLMRADCLHAVFEGADLRGANLKMAEGLKAEQIASAQTDATTILPDDISGL; encoded by the coding sequence ATGAATCAGGAATCCAATACCTCCGACGCCTTGCGCGAACTCAGCAAGGAAGAACTGGCGGAAACGCTTAAACTTCACGCGCAATGGGCCCAGTCCGGCGGGGCGCAGGGGCAGGCCGCCAATTTGAAGCAGGCGCGCCTGAAAGGCGGCGTGTTCATGGCCGCTCAACTCAAAAATGCAAATTTCGAAGGGGCTTATCTCTACGGCGCCTATCTGAAGAAAGCGGATATGGAGGGGGCCTGTATGAAAGGCGCGAATCTGCGCGGCGCCAACCTGCGCTGGACCAACCTGAAAGGCGCCGATCTGAGAGGTGCGAATCTGATGCGCGCTGATTGCCTTCATGCAGTTTTCGAAGGCGCCGACCTGCGCGGCGCTAATCTGAAAATGGCGGAAGGTCTTAAGGCCGAACAAATCGCCTCGGCGCAGACCGACGCAACCACCATCCTTCCCGACGATATATCCGGCTTGTAG
- the glpE gene encoding thiosulfate sulfurtransferase GlpE: MPELKQIDVNKAKELMDAGPVNVVDIRDPGSYQAGHIPSAVNLSDANVADYIEKTDKDKPLIVCCYHGNSSQGASMYLSEQGFKESYSLMGGFEVWQSAFPEEQESGYDD; this comes from the coding sequence ATGCCCGAATTAAAACAGATTGACGTAAACAAAGCCAAAGAATTAATGGATGCCGGGCCGGTCAACGTCGTGGACATCCGCGATCCCGGTTCGTATCAAGCCGGTCATATCCCTTCGGCAGTTAATCTGAGCGACGCAAACGTTGCTGATTATATCGAAAAAACCGACAAGGACAAACCGCTGATTGTCTGTTGTTACCACGGCAACTCCAGCCAGGGCGCGTCCATGTATCTTAGCGAGCAGGGCTTCAAGGAGTCTTACAGCCTGATGGGCGGATTCGAAGTCTGGCAGAGCGCCTTTCCAGAAGAGCAGGAGTCCGGTTACGACGACTGA
- a CDS encoding MTAP family purine nucleoside phosphorylase: protein MKSRFAIIGGSGAYHLLQNHSLGKEIESRVIETPFGESAPIHHFSMGDHDFLFLSRHGETDYSLTAPFVNYRANIYALKECAVERIVSWSGPGIIATQFKPGDFVVPHDILDETRRRESTFFKNRGWGFIRQSHPFCPSVAEALHNALHEEGLVHHEQAVYVCTEGPRLESPAEIRKFRLQGADLVGMTLAPETFLARELEMCYASICYLTNYAEGVKEREFKGGTLFEGMMTDEERGQVDASIQRFPALLASAFRHLADNAASCNCPDALRRYKDKGMIGDDWREWMGDV from the coding sequence ATGAAATCCAGATTTGCAATCATAGGCGGAAGCGGGGCCTATCACCTGCTCCAAAACCATTCCCTCGGGAAAGAAATCGAGAGCCGGGTGATTGAAACGCCTTTTGGCGAGAGCGCCCCGATCCATCATTTCAGCATGGGCGATCACGATTTTTTATTTCTGTCCCGTCATGGCGAGACCGATTATTCGCTCACGGCGCCTTTCGTCAATTACCGCGCCAATATCTATGCGCTGAAAGAATGCGCGGTCGAACGCATTGTCTCCTGGTCCGGCCCCGGCATCATCGCGACCCAGTTCAAGCCGGGCGATTTTGTCGTCCCGCACGATATTCTGGACGAAACGCGACGACGGGAAAGCACCTTTTTTAAAAATCGCGGCTGGGGATTCATCCGCCAGAGCCATCCCTTTTGTCCGTCCGTTGCGGAAGCCCTGCACAACGCTCTGCACGAGGAGGGTTTGGTCCATCATGAACAAGCCGTCTATGTGTGCACCGAAGGACCGCGCCTGGAGTCGCCCGCCGAGATACGTAAATTCCGCCTGCAAGGCGCCGATCTGGTGGGCATGACCCTGGCGCCGGAGACCTTTCTGGCGCGGGAACTGGAAATGTGTTACGCCTCCATCTGCTATCTGACGAATTACGCCGAAGGCGTGAAGGAACGTGAGTTTAAAGGGGGAACTTTGTTTGAGGGGATGATGACGGATGAAGAACGCGGGCAGGTGGACGCTTCGATCCAGCGTTTTCCAGCGCTACTCGCGAGCGCCTTTCGTCATTTGGCAGATAACGCCGCGTCTTGTAACTGCCCCGACGCCTTGCGCCGTTATAAAGACAAGGGAATGATCGGGGACGATTGGCGCGAATGGATGGGCGACGTATGA
- a CDS encoding response regulator: MSGKDLKNIKALVIEDDEASQRLVTKYLNIIGITHIVAVQNGEEALQKLYLNTVNIIITDWCMPEMNGLDFFKEAKRQNLIEGIPVLMISAENEKEKVIEALKGGIRDYMVKPLELEPFKAKVSKLLKLE, translated from the coding sequence ATGTCGGGCAAAGATTTAAAAAATATCAAAGCGCTTGTGATCGAAGACGATGAAGCCTCTCAACGTTTGGTCACAAAATATCTGAATATTATTGGAATCACGCACATTGTTGCAGTGCAAAATGGCGAGGAAGCCCTGCAGAAGCTGTATCTCAACACAGTCAATATCATCATCACCGACTGGTGCATGCCTGAGATGAACGGCCTGGATTTCTTCAAGGAAGCGAAACGCCAAAACCTGATCGAAGGCATTCCCGTATTGATGATTTCGGCAGAGAACGAAAAGGAAAAAGTCATCGAAGCGCTCAAAGGGGGCATCCGGGATTATATGGTCAAACCCCTTGAACTGGAACCGTTCAAAGCGAAGGTGTCCAAATTATTAAAGCTGGAATAA
- the trpS gene encoding tryptophan--tRNA ligase, with product MESQKSIRVLSGIQPSGDLHLGNYFGAIAQFRKRQDQGDELFIFVADWHSLTTIKKADELRKNIRQIVAAYIAFGLDAGKTTLYRQSDIPEIQELSWILSCHATMGRLTNAHSFKDKQAKGISPTVGLFYYPVLMAADILCVQADVVPVGKDQKQHIEICQEIAEKFNRDYGKIFKVPKGVIPEDVAVVPGTDGQKMSKSYANTIDLFAPEKKLKKQVNSIVTAPLAQGDPMDPKTCNVFQLYKLIATSEEVETLAEKYRAGSIGFGHAKLALLDKIHETFGPARAEFEKLMADEKEIDRVLALGKEKAGAVIQQTVRDVRKKVGLD from the coding sequence ATGGAGAGTCAAAAATCCATTCGCGTGTTGTCCGGAATTCAGCCGAGCGGGGATTTGCATTTAGGCAATTATTTTGGCGCGATTGCGCAGTTTCGCAAGCGACAGGATCAGGGCGATGAGTTGTTCATTTTTGTCGCCGACTGGCATTCTTTAACGACGATCAAGAAAGCCGATGAGTTACGCAAGAACATACGGCAGATTGTCGCGGCTTACATCGCATTCGGACTGGACGCGGGGAAAACCACCTTGTATCGTCAGTCCGACATTCCCGAAATTCAGGAACTGAGCTGGATCCTCAGTTGCCACGCCACAATGGGGCGTTTGACCAACGCGCACTCCTTCAAGGACAAGCAGGCCAAGGGCATCAGCCCGACGGTGGGCTTATTCTATTATCCGGTATTAATGGCGGCGGATATTCTTTGCGTGCAGGCCGACGTGGTTCCTGTGGGCAAGGATCAGAAACAGCATATCGAAATCTGTCAGGAGATCGCGGAGAAATTCAATCGCGACTACGGCAAGATTTTTAAAGTTCCTAAAGGCGTGATCCCGGAGGATGTGGCGGTGGTGCCGGGTACGGATGGGCAGAAGATGAGCAAGAGCTACGCCAATACCATCGACCTGTTCGCGCCTGAAAAAAAATTGAAGAAGCAGGTCAACAGCATCGTCACCGCGCCGCTGGCCCAGGGCGATCCGATGGACCCCAAAACCTGCAACGTGTTTCAACTATACAAACTGATTGCGACGTCGGAAGAGGTTGAGACGCTGGCGGAAAAATACCGCGCGGGTTCGATCGGTTTTGGACATGCCAAGCTGGCCTTGCTGGACAAGATACACGAGACCTTTGGTCCGGCTCGTGCTGAGTTTGAAAAATTGATGGCGGACGAAAAAGAGATCGACCGGGTTTTAGCCTTGGGTAAGGAAAAAGCGGGAGCGGTGATTCAGCAAACCGTTCGCGATGTGAGGAAAAAGGTGGGGCTGGACTGA
- a CDS encoding flagellar hook-basal body complex protein gives MINGLFNALSGMNVASRRLQNSSNNLANLQTSGFKKGEVASVENRNGGSSVSAVSKVNSQGPLQQTGNPLNLAINGNGHFQVTRANGAPGFTRAGNFSVDGQGRMVTPNGEPLVPEINIPAGATQISVGSNGQVTARVGGENQILGQIQLSSFNNPEGLTAQGENLFSESAASGAPVAGNPGDGGFGTVLSGVLEMSNVDIAEEMVDQIVSKAAFQANANMVRAADEMLGTILDIKA, from the coding sequence ATGATTAACGGATTGTTCAACGCGCTGTCTGGAATGAACGTCGCGTCGCGACGCTTGCAAAACAGTTCCAACAACCTCGCGAATCTGCAAACCTCCGGTTTCAAAAAAGGCGAAGTCGCCAGCGTCGAAAACCGCAACGGCGGTTCCAGCGTTTCGGCAGTCAGCAAAGTCAATTCGCAGGGTCCGCTTCAGCAAACGGGCAACCCCCTCAACCTGGCAATCAACGGCAACGGACATTTTCAAGTGACGCGCGCCAACGGCGCGCCGGGCTTCACTCGCGCAGGCAATTTCAGCGTGGACGGTCAGGGCCGAATGGTCACGCCGAATGGCGAACCGCTTGTGCCGGAAATAAACATTCCAGCGGGAGCGACGCAAATTTCCGTCGGTTCCAACGGCCAGGTCACGGCGCGAGTCGGTGGCGAGAACCAGATCCTCGGTCAAATCCAGCTTTCCAGCTTCAACAATCCTGAAGGTCTCACCGCGCAGGGCGAAAACCTGTTTTCGGAGTCGGCGGCCTCGGGCGCGCCAGTTGCGGGCAATCCGGGCGATGGCGGATTCGGTACGGTCCTGTCCGGCGTGCTGGAAATGTCGAACGTGGATATCGCCGAAGAAATGGTGGACCAGATCGTTTCCAAAGCGGCGTTCCAGGCGAACGCCAACATGGTCCGCGCCGCTGATGAAATGCTCGGAACCATCCTCGATATCAAAGCCTGA
- a CDS encoding N-acetyltransferase, translating to MIRNATTADAVSIHSLICIYAEKGQMLARSYEEIESRALDFLVYVEDDQVVGACSLKFGWNNMVEIRSLAVDPRYYRRGIGTALVSRCVELATQGPEEKIFVFTYIPTLFEKLGFYRISKDELPMKVWNDCKACLHRDYCDEIALIRALPKPVDYPLQTMGDSTTLSIPV from the coding sequence ATGATCCGAAACGCAACCACCGCTGATGCGGTATCCATTCACAGCCTGATCTGCATTTATGCAGAAAAGGGCCAGATGCTCGCGCGCTCTTACGAAGAGATCGAAAGCCGGGCGCTGGACTTCCTCGTCTATGTCGAGGACGACCAGGTGGTGGGCGCCTGCAGTCTCAAATTCGGCTGGAACAATATGGTCGAAATTCGCTCGCTGGCGGTGGACCCGCGCTATTACCGACGCGGCATCGGCACGGCTCTGGTATCGCGTTGCGTGGAGTTGGCGACGCAGGGGCCGGAAGAAAAAATATTTGTTTTCACCTACATCCCAACGCTGTTCGAAAAACTCGGCTTCTATCGCATTTCCAAAGACGAGTTGCCAATGAAAGTCTGGAACGATTGCAAAGCCTGCCTGCACCGCGACTATTGCGACGAGATCGCCTTGATCCGCGCCTTGCCGAAGCCGGTGGACTATCCCCTGCAAACCATGGGCGATTCCACGACTTTAAGCATTCCCGTATAA
- a CDS encoding DUF484 family protein: protein MNKDQIAIYINEHPEFFNEYPELLRKIKAIDESDLPIEPLNTLSIADRIIKRVHDDKAHLKNKLEWFVEVAEANEKIHEHLYEIERAILSTVHLDEMVEQLKVEITRRFEIIAVRIYLADGADHFMEYKLKESYPGGINGTLRFFDKNAAADLFNGELKPILHGEVKGDSKVFVEAEEKEAIKSEALIPIILGGEAVGVIGLGSARENHFYDGLRTDYLERMAEKIGIAMGNILLIDRLRRKQTVTDKQTGLYASSYLEPSLQREFEIATTQGKPLSCLKLHIDYFLSLLESFGEAEGEKILQDFAKILTEKCKSYGIVFRIDIGEFIVLLPGADAEAAQKFAETVRSALGPLRYPHLKGYEFPTISVGIATFPHSEMKAPNDLILLASKGLADALEEGGNRLILAATG from the coding sequence ATGAACAAGGATCAGATCGCCATCTATATAAATGAACACCCCGAATTTTTTAACGAATACCCGGAATTGCTTCGAAAAATCAAGGCGATAGACGAAAGCGATCTGCCGATAGAACCCTTGAATACCCTGAGCATCGCCGACCGCATCATCAAGCGCGTGCACGATGACAAGGCTCACCTGAAGAACAAGCTGGAATGGTTTGTCGAGGTGGCGGAGGCGAACGAAAAGATTCACGAGCATTTGTATGAGATCGAACGCGCCATTCTGTCCACGGTTCATCTTGACGAAATGGTGGAGCAGTTGAAGGTGGAAATCACCCGCCGCTTCGAGATCATCGCCGTGCGCATTTACCTGGCCGACGGCGCCGATCATTTCATGGAATACAAACTGAAGGAAAGTTATCCCGGCGGCATCAATGGCACCTTGCGCTTCTTCGATAAAAACGCCGCCGCTGATTTATTCAACGGCGAATTGAAACCGATATTGCACGGGGAAGTGAAAGGCGACTCAAAAGTTTTCGTCGAGGCGGAAGAAAAGGAAGCGATCAAATCCGAGGCGCTCATCCCCATCATTCTGGGCGGCGAAGCCGTCGGCGTGATCGGTCTGGGAAGCGCGCGCGAAAATCATTTCTACGACGGCCTGCGCACCGACTATCTGGAACGCATGGCGGAAAAAATCGGCATCGCCATGGGCAACATCCTGCTCATCGACCGACTGCGTCGCAAGCAGACGGTGACAGACAAGCAAACCGGTCTTTATGCCTCGTCCTATCTCGAACCGTCCCTGCAACGCGAGTTCGAAATCGCCACGACGCAAGGCAAACCCCTGTCCTGCCTCAAACTGCATATCGACTATTTCCTCAGCCTGCTGGAGTCCTTCGGCGAGGCGGAAGGCGAAAAAATATTGCAGGATTTCGCTAAAATACTTACGGAAAAATGTAAATCCTATGGTATCGTATTTCGTATAGACATAGGTGAGTTCATTGTCCTGTTGCCTGGAGCGGATGCGGAAGCCGCGCAAAAATTTGCCGAAACGGTTCGCTCAGCTCTGGGTCCGTTGCGATATCCGCATTTAAAAGGCTACGAATTTCCCACTATCAGCGTGGGAATTGCGACCTTCCCGCACTCAGAAATGAAAGCGCCCAACGATTTAATCCTGCTCGCTTCAAAAGGACTGGCAGATGCATTGGAAGAGGGAGGCAACCGCCTGATCCTTGCCGCCACTGGTTAA
- the argH gene encoding argininosuccinate lyase, which yields MKKLWGGRFNQSTDTLMEQFSASISYDQRLYAYDIQGSIAHCKMLAKCGIIKSSESAKIRKGLAQILKEFEDGVFECDDKLEDIHMNIEHRLTQLIGPVAGKLHTARSRNDQVCLDVRLYLRDETQHIIRLADQFCKTLVKLARKHIDYIMPGYTHMQRAQPVHLSHHLLAYVEMFQRDRDRMQDALARINVMPLGSAALAGTNFPIDRSYTAKLLDFPAMTHNSMDAVSDRDFMIEFCAASSIIMMHLSRLCEEIILWSTSEFNFIELSDAFSTGSSIMPQKKNPDSAELIRGKTGRVYGNLVSLLSMMKSLPMAYNRDLQEDKEPLFDTADTVGHSLALINLALKTAKFKRIPLATLEASGFLTATDMADYLVLKDIPFREAHEITGKAVALCLSKKKTLDQLTLAEMKELSPKIREDIFDLISMEGSAERKNVYGGTARKQVEKQLARLEKKLK from the coding sequence ATGAAGAAATTATGGGGCGGACGATTCAATCAGTCCACCGACACTTTGATGGAGCAATTCTCCGCTTCCATTTCCTACGATCAACGCTTGTACGCTTACGATATTCAGGGCAGTATCGCGCATTGCAAAATGCTGGCGAAATGCGGAATCATCAAATCGTCGGAGTCGGCGAAGATCCGCAAGGGCCTGGCTCAGATCCTGAAAGAATTTGAAGACGGCGTGTTCGAGTGCGACGACAAGCTCGAAGACATTCACATGAATATCGAACACCGTCTGACCCAGTTGATCGGCCCTGTTGCGGGCAAACTGCATACGGCGCGCAGTCGAAACGATCAGGTCTGTCTGGATGTGCGCCTGTATCTGCGCGATGAAACTCAGCATATCATTCGTCTCGCCGATCAATTCTGCAAGACCCTGGTCAAGCTGGCGCGCAAGCATATCGACTACATCATGCCGGGATACACGCATATGCAACGCGCCCAGCCCGTGCATCTGTCGCATCACCTGCTCGCTTATGTGGAAATGTTCCAGCGCGACCGCGACCGCATGCAAGACGCGCTGGCGCGTATCAACGTGATGCCCCTGGGCTCCGCCGCGCTCGCCGGAACCAATTTTCCTATCGACCGCTCCTACACCGCGAAATTGCTGGACTTCCCGGCGATGACGCATAACAGCATGGACGCGGTGAGCGATCGCGATTTCATGATCGAGTTTTGCGCGGCCTCTTCGATCATCATGATGCATCTGAGCCGCCTGTGCGAAGAGATCATCCTGTGGTCGACCAGCGAATTCAATTTCATCGAACTGTCCGACGCCTTCTCGACGGGTAGCAGTATCATGCCGCAGAAGAAGAACCCGGATTCAGCGGAGTTGATCCGCGGCAAGACCGGTCGCGTCTACGGCAATCTGGTGTCCCTGCTGTCGATGATGAAGTCCCTGCCGATGGCCTACAACCGCGATCTGCAGGAGGACAAGGAACCCTTGTTCGATACGGCGGACACCGTCGGCCACTCGCTGGCTCTGATCAACCTCGCGTTGAAGACGGCAAAATTCAAACGCATTCCTTTGGCGACGCTTGAGGCGAGCGGTTTCCTCACCGCGACGGATATGGCGGATTACCTGGTCCTCAAGGACATCCCCTTCCGCGAAGCGCATGAGATCACCGGCAAGGCCGTGGCCCTGTGTTTGTCGAAGAAGAAAACGCTGGATCAATTGACGCTGGCTGAAATGAAAGAACTGTCGCCAAAAATTCGCGAAGATATTTTCGATCTGATTTCGATGGAAGGCTCGGCGGAACGAAAAAACGTTTACGGCGGCACGGCCCGCAAGCAGGTCGAAAAACAACTCGCGCGTCTGGAAAAAAAGCTCAAATAA
- a CDS encoding L,D-transpeptidase yields the protein MLSDDKLNVLQIAEYNLICNKNPRGAYDKNTRENLNTIIEKLRNARSRHSRLEARLFEKFQYAQFDPLQEKDKRVKMEVARYRLSSNVKSAVKFAFAGLAAVAALGAFSYHFVLSSETRRDVDMAFYNNLNQVGLVSKERLEEIQASLQEAAQELQQASARLEETQQHNMELSQVVEDMILNNQVTENLKYIVKQVYGDPRARYVSTSDRTSLQFDGREIASYLNDPKLWYLLGVVETGALRIYYDNEEILEIRAIFGRKGEETPLGEYAIKNKVYKPTWYKKELKDGRTRVRAIPFGDEDHEIGHWWLGLKKMSDQGPGSYGIHGVNVNRVNEFYKKNFDWRNGSAGCPNIQEWYLHFLAKMVPLGTHVNIVKKDKWRDETPAQSSAA from the coding sequence ATGCTGTCAGACGATAAACTCAACGTTCTGCAGATTGCGGAATACAACCTGATCTGCAATAAGAACCCGCGCGGCGCGTACGACAAGAACACGCGCGAGAATCTCAACACTATCATCGAAAAATTGCGCAACGCCCGCTCGCGTCATTCACGACTCGAAGCGCGTCTGTTCGAGAAATTTCAATACGCGCAATTCGATCCGCTTCAGGAAAAAGACAAACGCGTCAAAATGGAAGTGGCGCGTTATCGCTTGTCCAGCAACGTCAAGAGCGCGGTGAAGTTTGCATTCGCGGGTCTGGCGGCGGTCGCGGCGCTGGGCGCCTTCAGCTATCACTTTGTGCTGAGCTCGGAGACGCGGCGCGATGTGGACATGGCGTTCTACAACAATCTCAATCAGGTGGGGCTGGTTTCCAAGGAGCGGCTGGAAGAAATTCAGGCGAGTCTTCAGGAGGCCGCGCAAGAATTGCAACAGGCGAGCGCGCGTCTGGAGGAAACGCAACAGCATAATATGGAACTCAGTCAGGTGGTTGAGGATATGATTCTCAACAACCAGGTGACGGAAAATCTAAAGTACATCGTCAAGCAGGTTTATGGCGACCCGCGCGCGCGTTATGTTTCGACCAGCGACCGCACCAGCCTGCAGTTTGACGGGCGCGAAATCGCCAGTTATTTGAACGATCCGAAACTATGGTATTTGCTGGGTGTGGTGGAGACGGGAGCGCTTCGCATTTATTACGATAACGAGGAGATTCTGGAGATCCGCGCGATCTTCGGGCGCAAGGGCGAGGAGACGCCTCTGGGCGAATACGCCATCAAAAATAAAGTGTACAAGCCGACCTGGTATAAAAAGGAATTGAAAGACGGGCGCACGCGGGTGCGGGCCATCCCCTTTGGCGACGAAGATCATGAGATCGGCCACTGGTGGCTCGGATTAAAAAAAATGAGCGATCAAGGTCCGGGAAGTTACGGCATTCACGGCGTCAACGTGAACCGGGTCAACGAATTCTACAAGAAAAATTTTGACTGGCGCAACGGCAGCGCCGGGTGCCCGAATATTCAGGAATGGTACCTGCACTTCCTGGCGAAAATGGTTCCGCTGGGAACGCATGTGAACATCGTTAAAAAAGATAAATGGCGCGACGAAACGCCGGCGCAGTCCTCGGCGGCTTGA
- a CDS encoding polymer-forming cytoskeletal protein has product MLELNVSVLTTREFRVLSLADPKGYYRETERDELLGIIDKLKTEQASCTRPEKKLLKLWNSVEIGILAPRGETLSGPLFNRGKIRVEGRVAGRVVSDDEVIIESGGEAFGDVTAPLVVCRGFVRGTVRCAKRLEVASSARMEGDLIAPNLFLQKGARVDGQCNIVRPEQAKKRVWLRWSDRFKFKRVG; this is encoded by the coding sequence ATGCTAGAATTGAATGTGTCCGTCCTGACTACCCGGGAGTTTCGCGTTTTATCTCTTGCCGATCCCAAAGGATATTATCGCGAGACTGAGCGCGATGAATTGCTCGGGATCATTGATAAATTAAAAACCGAGCAAGCGTCTTGCACGCGTCCCGAAAAGAAATTATTGAAATTATGGAATTCGGTGGAGATAGGCATTCTTGCGCCGCGCGGAGAAACCCTTTCCGGTCCGTTGTTCAATCGCGGTAAAATCAGAGTGGAAGGCCGGGTCGCGGGCAGGGTGGTGTCGGATGATGAAGTCATTATCGAATCCGGCGGCGAAGCCTTTGGCGACGTGACCGCGCCCCTGGTGGTGTGTCGCGGATTCGTGCGCGGGACGGTGCGTTGTGCGAAGCGGCTGGAAGTCGCATCGAGCGCGCGCATGGAAGGCGATCTCATCGCCCCCAATCTGTTTTTGCAAAAAGGCGCGCGCGTTGACGGTCAATGCAATATCGTCCGCCCGGAACAGGCGAAGAAGCGGGTTTGGCTGCGTTGGAGCGACCGCTTCAAATTCAAGAGGGTGGGATGA